A region from the Diorhabda sublineata isolate icDioSubl1.1 chromosome X, icDioSubl1.1, whole genome shotgun sequence genome encodes:
- the LOC130451609 gene encoding uncharacterized protein LOC130451609 isoform X2, whose translation MKMKSIDKKKTTFLHIVTVYHHCLFGTRFDFLCANYTAFDQKTFICHFASEVDCNNSKKFWHRNDALYQAATTTTSKPLVIATTSPPPTVLSTAVPSGPGIGQWRGGGRPYRRRRPYYEYYEDYYDDFYYDDRPRSRGRKRPKPRPRPLYEDDYVDEYEDELYERRGGGGRRNENRRPYSRRPNANRGRNKDRPRYNYDDEYDEYYEFEDNEDINSRRRKPTNKNKKSSSRKRPAENGNEDGDPKHQKSETQTVIKPISGTIYDRPRIAPKIKLPVPKNEANKYAYKPTTTTRVVHKIEDDYDSYEDNIKLNNKMEQKQKLPDNKPRGLNIKDDEKVSDDYYYYDYYDEDSTSKEKDTAQKESYLSTKKENEKHKNEDNTTSSTTTSTTTTTTTQTPLVNDESELEEPVIIRLVKRPFVPNRGGNQNAVKSSRPAGSRAITQFLESSTQLDVVTDTEYEKDFKPMITTKAPEKKHYVIENYMYKDNTDVRTHQPAKPTYKNSLDINVEDYDVTLNDALNPTLPNLPVRSYPAGFGVSNDYSYNNYQKSNKFSPEQTASTATTNYLLKTRPPRYENRQVSLEKIVREPPVQTAANFRGFYSVVDDYRPKQSQNTYSYYTRY comes from the exons GAATGACGCACTGTACCAAGCAGCAACGACAACTACAAGTAAACCTTTGGTAATTGCCACCACTTCACCTCCCCCAACTGTATTATCAACTGCTGTACCTTCGGGTCCGGGAATTGGACAATGGAGAGGAGGTGGACGACCTTATCGAAGAAGACGTCCATACTATGAATACTACGAAGATTATTACGACGATTTTTATTACGACGACAGACCGAGATCTCGAGGGAGAAAAAGACCAAAACCTCGACCTAGACCTTTATACGAAGATGATTACGTAGATGAATATGAAGACGAATTATATGAAAGAAGAGGGGGTGGAGGgcgaagaaatgaaaatagaagaCCGTATTCCAGAAGACCTAATGCCAATAGAGGACGAAATAAAGATAGACCCAGATATAATTATGATGATgaatatgatgaatattatgaatttgaGGATAACGAAGACATTAAca GTAGACGTAGAAAAccaactaataaaaataaaaaatctagttCCCGTAAACGACCAGCAGAAAATGGTAATGAAGACGGGGATCCCAAGCATCAGAAATCAGAAACACAAACAGTTATAAAACCAATCAGCGGTACGATTTACGATAGACCTCGTATAGCACCGAAAATCAAGCTTCCTGTACCGAAAAATGAAGCGAATAAATACGCTTACAAACCAACAACGACAACAAGAGTAGTTCATAAAATTGAAGATGATTACGATAGTTACGAAGacaacataaaattaaataacaaaatggaacaaaagcaAAAACTTCCAGATAATAAACCTAGAGGACTAAATATAAAGGATGATGAGAAAGTATCggacgattattattattacgattATTATGATGAGGATTCAACAAGCAAGGAAAAAGATACCGCACAGAAAGAGTCATATTTATCcactaaaaaagaaaatgaaaaacataagAACGAAGATAACACAACATCTTCTACTACTACATCTACAACCACAACTACTACCACACAAACTCCACTTGTAAATGATGAATCTGAATTAGAAGAGCCCGTAATAATAAGATTAGTCAAAAGACCTTTCGTACCGAATAGAGGAGGAAACCAAAACGCTGTTAAAAGTAGTCGTCCAGCGGGCTCTCGAGCTATAACACAATTTCTAGAATCAAGTACACAGTTAGATGTAGTTACGGATACCGAATATGAAAAAGATTTTAAGCCTATGATAACAACGAAAGCACCTGAAAAGAAACattatgtaattgaaaattatatgtaCAAAGATAATACGGATGTAAGAACGCACCAACCTGCTAAACCAACGTATAAAAATTCTCTTGATATTAACGTTGAAGATTATGATGTTACACTTAACGATGCTCTTAATCCTACATTACCAAATCTTCCAGTTCGTAGTTATCCAGCAGGATTTGGAGTTTCTAACGATTATTCTTacaataattaccaaaaaagtaacaaattttCGCCCGAGCAAACGGCTTCTACTGCAACTACAAACTATTTACTTAAAACTAGACCTCCAAGATATGAAAACAGACAAGTATCGTTAGAGAAGATAGTTAGAGAACCACCAGTACAAACGGCAGCAAATTTTAGAGGCTTTTACAGTGTCGTAGACGACTATAGACCTAAACAAAGTCAAAATACTTACAGTTATTATACACGATATTGA